Proteins encoded by one window of Triplophysa rosa linkage group LG19, Trosa_1v2, whole genome shotgun sequence:
- the LOC130569761 gene encoding GTPase IMAP family member 8-like: protein MSAHSTGQITVVQQSYLSSSSDKTLSNIRIVILGSRQLGGIEGSGKSSAGNIILGRNAFDVGRRTAQCVQAAGDVQGRHLTVVDTPSWHYNSPLEKTSELDKLEIEYRVCLCLPGPHVILLTVPVDTIFNKSYQTSVEEHLSLLGKKVWNHTIVLFTRGDWLGDTRIDERIEKEGKHLQWLIKKCGNRYHVFNCKQHTDNTQVLEMLAKIEEMVMENNGCHYVPETDNNPSTELELKMKTAKRKMMKVKRQRDILQELLKERNYTLSDVRIVLLGGGRVGKSTSGNIILQGHIFEKTPEEDFIIHTRTIQCVMKQGQIEGCQVSVVDTPGWSTSTLENENEILHSLTVCSPGPHAFLLVLPVHESFTKRSRQTVKDLMSLFGDNVWKHTIILFTYGHWLRDRPVEEYIACEEEALQDLIERKCGNRYHVLNNDWTNRLQVQSLLKMIEQMVARNRGEYFTLENKASKPTTTEDQMFNETLEEEWKKHEDELIERMLEAATVDLNKESEQLYHKRRGSIECSIPNMSGDSLLDGTSSYGADTLDPTDKVCQWLRPRHAASSGHGTMSTTSSFQDPNRECLKDDIPIHKHNPNDMDSLKYFNNTTEQKHTRSFSF from the exons atgtcaGCTCACAGCACGGGGCAAATCACAGTGGTGCAGCAAAGTTACCTATCATCTAGCTCCG ACAAAACGCTCTCTAACATAAGAATTGTAATACTTGGGAGTCGACAACTTGGGGGAATAGAAGGAAGTGGAAAAAGTTCCGCTGGAAACATCATTTTGGGGAGAAATGCTTTTGATGTTGGTAGAAGAACTGCACAGTGTGTTCAAGCTGCAGGAGACGTACAGGGAAGACATCTGACTGTTGTTGACACACCAAGCTGGCACTATAACAGTCCTCTTGAAAAGACATCAGAGCTGGACAAACTAGAGATCGAATACAGAGTATGTCTATGTCTACCTGGTCCACATGTTATTCTATTAACTGTTCCCGTTGACACAATATTTAACAAGTCTTATCAAACCTCTGTGGAAGAACATTTGAGTCTTCTTGGGAAGAAGGTCTGGAATCACACAATCGTGCTGTTTACCCGAGGAGACTGGCTTGGAGATACACGCATTGATGAACGTATTGAAAAGGAGGGAAAACATTTGCAGTGGCTTATTAAAAAGTGTGGGAACAGATATCATGTCTTTAACTGTAAGCAGCACACTGACAACACACAAGTCCTGGAAATGCTTGCAAAAATAGAGGAAATGGTGATGGAAAACAATGGTTGTCATTATGTACCAGAAACAGACAATAATCCATCCACAGAGCTTGAGCTAAAGATGAAAACAgccaaaagaaaaatgatgaaaGTGAAACGACAAAGAGATATTCTTCAAGAACTGCTAAAGG AAAGGAACTACACTCTCTCAGATGTGAGGATTGTGCTTCTTGGAGGAGGAAGAGTCGGAAAGAGCACGTCAGGAAACATTATTCTGCAAGGGCATATTTTTGAGAAGACGCCTGAAGAG GATTTTATTATCCACACAAGAACAATCCAATGTGTGATGAAACAAGGGCAAATTGAAGGATGTCAGGTCTCAGTGGTTGACACACCAGGATGGTCCACATCAACtctagaaaatgaaaacgaaatcTTACATAGTCTGACGGTTTGTTCTCCAGGTCCTCATGCATTTCTGCTAGTGTTACCTGTGCATGAATCCTTTACAAAAAGATCACGACAAACAGTGAAGGACCTCATGAGCCTATTTGGTGACAATGTTTGGAAGCATACTATAATATTATTTACTTATGGACACTGGTTGAGGGACAGACCGGTTGAGGAGTACATTGCATGTGAAGAAGAAGCTCTACAAGACTTGATAGAAAGAAAGTGTGGCAACAGATATCATGTGCTAAATAATGACTGGACAAATAGACTTCAAGTACAAAGTCTGCTGAAGATGATAGAACAGATGGTGGCTAGAAACAGAGGTGAATACTTCACTTTAGAAAACAAAGCAAGCAAGCCAACAACAACAGAGGATCAGATGTTTAATGAGACCCTGGAAGAGGAGTGGAAAAAACACGAAGATGAACTCATAGAGAGGATGCTGGAGGCAGCAACAGTGGATCTCAACAAAGAATCCGAGCAGTTATATCATAAACGAAGAGGAAGCATTGAATGCTCAATCCCAAATA TGAGTGGAGATTCACTGTTAGATGGAACCAGTTCATATGGAGCTGATACCCTGGATCCTACTGACAAAGTATGTCAATGGCTCAGACCAAGACATGCAGCATCATCTGGACACGGCACCATGAGCACTACATCAAGTTTTCAAGATCCGAACAGGGAATGTCTGAAAGATGATATTCCAATTCACAAACACAATCCCAATGACATGGACAGTCTGAAATATTTCAATAACACGACCGAGCAAAAGCATACaagatcattttcattttag